The Pseudomonas entomophila genome segment GAAGGTGCCGACCCCCTGCATGCGCACCAGCAGGCCTTCGGCGGTCAGTTCGCGCAAGGCGCGGTTGATGGTCATGCGGCTGAAACCCAGCTCGCTGACCAGTTCGCTCTCGGAGGGCACCCGGTGATGGGGCGGCCAGCTGCCGCTCTCGATCTGCTGGATGATCATCTGTTTCACCCGGGCGTAGAGCGGCGCCGGCCCTTCGCCCATCTGGGCAACCAGCGCGGAGACAGGAAGTGTCGGCACGGCGTTGAGTCCTTGTACGGTTGGAGTGAACGGTAGCTTGCCGGAGTTTACCCGGCAGGCAAACAGCTGTATATGTATATACAAGTTGAACAATAACAGGATTTCACCGATGCCAGCCTATTTCGCCGAACGTGCCCTGCTACCCACGGGCTGGGCCCGCAATGTCCGCCTGGAGGTCGCCGCCGATGGCCGGCTGGCCGCGATCATGGCCGATGCCGACGCCGAGGGCGCCGAGCGCCTGGCCGGCCCGCTGCTGCCGGGCATGCCGAACCTGCACTCGCACGCGTTCCAACGGGCCATGGCGGGGCTGGCGGAAGTGGCCGGCAACCCCAACGACAGTTTCTGGACCTGGCGCGACCTCATGTATCGCCTGGTCGGGCGCATCACCCCCGAGCAGTTGCAAGTCATCGCCCGCCAGCTCTACATCGAGATGCTCAAGGCCGGCTACACCTCGGTGGCGGAATTCCACTACGTGCACCATGACCAGGCCGGCCAGCGTTACGCCGACCCGGCCGAGCTGTCCCGGCGTATCAGCGCCGCCGCCGCGACCAGCGGCATCGGCCTGACCCTGCTGCCGGTGCTCTACAGCCACTCGGGCTTTGGCGGGCAGACACCTAATGAGGGGCAGCGTCGCTTCATCAACTCGACAGAACACTATCTGCGCCTGCAACAGCAACTTGCACCACTGCTGGCGCAACAGCCAGCGCAGCAGCTGGGGCTATGCTTCCACTCGCTGCGCGCCGTCACACCCGGGCAGATCGCCGACGTGCTGGGTGCCAGTGACACCACCTGTCCGATCCATATCCATATCGCCGAACAGCAGAAGGAGGTCGACGATTGCCTGGCCTGGAGCCGCCGTCGCCCGCTGCAATGGCTGTACGAGCATGTCGATGTGGATGAGCGCTGGTGCCTGGTCCACGCCACCCACGCCGGAGCCGACGAAGTCGCCGCCATGGCTCGCAGTGGCGCGGTGGCCGGGTTGTGCCTGACCACCGAGGCCAACCTGGGCGACGGCATCTTCCCCGCAGTGGACTACCTGGCCCAGGGCGGGCGCATGGGCA includes the following:
- a CDS encoding formimidoylglutamate deiminase; the protein is MPAYFAERALLPTGWARNVRLEVAADGRLAAIMADADAEGAERLAGPLLPGMPNLHSHAFQRAMAGLAEVAGNPNDSFWTWRDLMYRLVGRITPEQLQVIARQLYIEMLKAGYTSVAEFHYVHHDQAGQRYADPAELSRRISAAAATSGIGLTLLPVLYSHSGFGGQTPNEGQRRFINSTEHYLRLQQQLAPLLAQQPAQQLGLCFHSLRAVTPGQIADVLGASDTTCPIHIHIAEQQKEVDDCLAWSRRRPLQWLYEHVDVDERWCLVHATHAGADEVAAMARSGAVAGLCLTTEANLGDGIFPAVDYLAQGGRMGIGSDSHVSLSVVEELRWLEYGQRLRDQRRNRLYGADQPMVGRTLYDAALVGGAQALGQPIGELAVGKRADWLVLDGQDPYLAVADGDAILNRWLFAGGDRQVRDVMVNGQWLVRQGRHDQEEESAVAFVEVLRQLLA